Proteins found in one Sporosarcina jeotgali genomic segment:
- the radC gene encoding RadC family protein, with product MPVDYKDTLMIRDIHFADRPRERMTRQGAASLSNQELVAILLRTGSREESVLVLANKLLSEFDKIQDLRDVTIEELTAVKGVGDAKAVQIMAAAELGKRIYSVAQTGRYAIKSPEDAAAYLMTDMSKLTQEHFVVLFLNVKNEVLHKQTIFIGSLNSSIVHPREIFREAVKRSAASLVVAHNHPSGNATPSPEDIEVTKRLAEAGELMGIDLLDHIIIGDQRFISLKEKGYM from the coding sequence ATGCCGGTGGATTATAAAGATACATTAATGATTCGGGATATCCATTTTGCCGACAGACCGCGTGAGCGGATGACGCGCCAAGGAGCAGCCAGTTTATCCAATCAAGAGCTTGTTGCGATATTACTCCGTACGGGTTCCCGGGAGGAATCCGTCCTCGTCCTTGCGAACAAACTATTATCTGAGTTTGATAAAATCCAGGACTTGCGTGACGTCACCATTGAAGAATTGACAGCGGTCAAAGGTGTAGGGGATGCGAAAGCCGTGCAGATCATGGCAGCAGCTGAACTCGGCAAACGAATTTACTCGGTTGCACAAACGGGCCGCTACGCGATTAAGTCGCCTGAAGATGCAGCAGCTTATTTAATGACTGACATGTCAAAATTGACGCAAGAACATTTTGTCGTGCTGTTTCTGAATGTGAAAAACGAAGTGCTGCATAAGCAGACGATTTTCATAGGCAGTTTGAATTCTTCAATTGTGCATCCGAGAGAAATATTCCGAGAAGCTGTGAAACGCTCTGCGGCATCACTAGTCGTCGCGCATAACCATCCTTCAGGCAATGCAACACCGTCTCCTGAAGATATTGAAGTGACAAAACGACTTGCAGAAGCCGGCGAACTCATGGGTATCGATCTTTTGGATCATATTATCATAGGAGATCAGCGCTTTATCTCCCTTAAAGAAAAGGGATACATGTGA
- a CDS encoding Maf family protein, whose amino-acid sequence MFFETNETLILASASSRRKELLGRLGMPFTVHASNAEERPIENGEKPETYASVLSSIKASAIYEDHPKSLIIGADTVVALDGKVYPKPKSVAQAAEFLEELSGRTHSVITGVTILREGAVTHFTSITEVTFRTLDHALIQAYAATGDPLDKAGGYGIQTAGGLLVKEISGDYDNVVGLPIAELADKMRASGLIWLKGDER is encoded by the coding sequence ATGTTTTTTGAAACGAATGAAACACTTATTCTAGCTTCTGCATCGTCGCGACGAAAGGAATTACTTGGACGATTAGGAATGCCATTTACAGTGCATGCAAGCAATGCGGAGGAACGTCCGATAGAAAATGGTGAAAAGCCGGAAACTTATGCGAGCGTTTTGTCGTCCATTAAGGCGTCCGCTATATACGAAGACCACCCAAAGTCTCTAATAATTGGAGCTGATACGGTGGTCGCGTTAGACGGAAAGGTGTACCCGAAGCCGAAGTCTGTTGCGCAAGCAGCAGAATTTCTGGAAGAGCTATCGGGACGGACTCACAGTGTCATAACCGGCGTCACTATTTTGAGAGAAGGCGCGGTCACCCATTTTACATCCATTACCGAAGTGACATTTCGGACGTTAGATCATGCACTTATTCAAGCATATGCAGCAACTGGTGACCCGCTGGACAAAGCAGGCGGCTACGGTATTCAAACAGCAGGGGGATTGCTTGTTAAAGAAATTTCAGGTGATTACGATAATGTTGTAGGTCTTCCTATTGCGGAGCTTGCAGACAAAATGCGCGCGAGTGGTCTCATTTGGCTGAAAGGGGACGAGCGCTGA
- a CDS encoding prepilin peptidase, whose amino-acid sequence MTAVWVGFFFIYGLVFGSFYNVVGLRVPKKESIVSPPSHCTVCDRRLTALDLIPVGSYLFLRGKCRGCGTKINAIYPLMELVTGVLFSLAFYYLGFSIELLVALLFISMLVIITVSDTAYMLIPNKILLPFGIAIALLRFVSPLEPWWDSFLGAAVGFLVLFLIAIMSKGGMGGGDIKLFFVIGLVLGTKLTLFTLFLAALIGSIVGIIHLRRTRQGRKTPVPFGPSIAVAAVISYFYGNALVGWYLTLFT is encoded by the coding sequence ATGACGGCTGTCTGGGTTGGTTTTTTCTTCATTTACGGACTTGTATTCGGTTCGTTTTATAATGTGGTTGGGCTGCGAGTTCCAAAAAAGGAATCAATCGTATCGCCCCCTTCACATTGTACGGTTTGTGATCGGCGTCTGACTGCACTGGATTTGATTCCGGTAGGTTCTTATTTATTTCTGCGGGGGAAATGCCGTGGATGCGGAACTAAAATCAATGCAATTTACCCATTGATGGAACTCGTTACTGGGGTGTTATTCTCCCTAGCATTCTATTATTTAGGGTTTTCCATTGAACTGCTTGTCGCGCTTCTCTTCATCTCGATGTTAGTCATCATTACAGTTTCAGATACCGCCTATATGTTGATTCCGAACAAAATCTTGCTGCCGTTTGGAATCGCAATCGCTCTATTGCGGTTTGTAAGTCCGTTAGAGCCATGGTGGGATAGTTTCCTTGGAGCAGCAGTTGGTTTCCTAGTACTCTTCTTAATCGCGATTATGTCGAAGGGCGGCATGGGCGGCGGGGATATTAAACTATTTTTCGTCATCGGCCTTGTACTTGGAACGAAGCTGACGCTGTTTACGCTGTTCCTGGCAGCTTTAATTGGTTCAATTGTAGGGATTATACATCTCAGACGGACCCGCCAAGGCCGGAAAACTCCCGTGCCTTTTGGTCCTTCCATCGCAGTTGCAGCTGTTATCAGTTATTTTTACGGAAATGCCCTTGTCGGATGGTATCTGACGCTGTTTACTTAA